The sequence TCCGCGAAGTTGTTAAAATGACCATCGTCGAATAAGAAGAATAAGAAGGTAAACTGATATGCCAAATTTTGCCTATATAGTAAAAGACGCCAAAGGCGCACGAGTAGAAGGACTTATTAAGGCCGATACTTTGGATATGGCAGTAGAAAAGCTTTCTAAAGAAGGCTCTACTATCATTTCGGTGAAAGCTGCTTCCGAGGGAGCGTTTAAGGGCAACCTGTCACTTTTCGATAAAGTGATGCTTGCCATCTATAAATTCCGCACAGGGGTAAGCCTTAGAGTCCTTGTGTTCTTCACACGTCAGCTTTCAACCATGTTCTCTGCCGGTCTTACCATCGAAAAGGCTATTACCGACCTGGAAAAAGAAGAAAAGAATAAGAAATTTGCCAAAGTATTACGCAAAATAGGAGATGATATTCGTAAGGGATATTCTCTTTCGGAATCTATGGAACAACATCCCGGTGTGTTCAATCCGCTTTATGTAGCACTGGTGCAAGCCGGAGAAGCTTCCGGTACTCTACATACCGTTTTGGATGAACTCTCCGACTATCTGGAGAAAATCGAGGATACCAAGCGTAAGGTTACCAGCGCAATGGCATATCCTATCTTTATCCTTATCTTCCTCATCGGTGTGATCTGGGGTATGTTCTACTTCATTATTCCCATGTTTGCGGAAGTTTATGCCGATTTTAACGCTTCCTTGCCTACTCCCACCGTGATTGCCATTAATACAAGTAATTTTATTGTGAACAACCTGTTCTTGGCAATACTGATCTTCATAATGGCGATTGTAGCCTTGTTTTTGGTCTATCTTACCGATAGAGGCAGATTTGTTATGGATACCCTTAAACTGCGTATTCCGGTGGTTGGCGGTGTAGTAACAAACTCGATTATGAGTAAATTTTCCCGTACCTTCAGCATTCTTATGGCTGCCGGTGTTCCAATTATGGATACTATGGAACTTACCGAGAATGT is a genomic window of Candidatus Cloacimonadota bacterium containing:
- a CDS encoding type II secretion system F family protein, which codes for MPNFAYIVKDAKGARVEGLIKADTLDMAVEKLSKEGSTIISVKAASEGAFKGNLSLFDKVMLAIYKFRTGVSLRVLVFFTRQLSTMFSAGLTIEKAITDLEKEEKNKKFAKVLRKIGDDIRKGYSLSESMEQHPGVFNPLYVALVQAGEASGTLHTVLDELSDYLEKIEDTKRKVTSAMAYPIFILIFLIGVIWGMFYFIIPMFAEVYADFNASLPTPTVIAINTSNFIVNNLFLAILIFIMAIVALFLVYLTDRGRFVMDTLKLRIPVVGGVVTNSIMSKFSRTFSILMAAGVPIMDTMELTENVVQNAVVEGAVRRARVLVKEGYGVANAFRRTGEFPPTLLQMLSTGEETGDMDKLLGKAAQFYEKLVDSVIDRLTSLIEPLLIVLMALVVGSIIIVIYLPIFDLGEAISQGFN